The Microbacterium foliorum genome has a window encoding:
- a CDS encoding flagellar biosynthetic protein FliR, with the protein MNIPLDFGWLEATSLACVRITAFLVLAPPFSHGTIPMRIRAMLGVGLALAVSPVVTAGYERLDTGGFLFALVGQAITGALLGFLVMVLFSAIQGAGHLVDTFGGFQMAQAFDPGMAINGAQFTRLFQMTAIMLLFASDGYQLVLGGLFRSFDAVPVTGMIDLSAPAEALVGAAGQLMLSAVQIAGPLLIVLFLADVGLGLVSRVAPALNAFAMGFPIKIGLTLLLVGFVYAAMPGVVAVIAEDAARLLLGVTR; encoded by the coding sequence ATGAACATCCCCCTCGACTTCGGGTGGTTGGAGGCCACGTCGCTCGCCTGCGTGCGGATCACCGCGTTCCTGGTGCTCGCCCCGCCGTTCAGCCACGGGACGATCCCGATGCGCATCCGCGCGATGCTCGGGGTGGGGCTCGCCCTCGCCGTCTCGCCCGTCGTGACCGCAGGATACGAACGCCTCGACACCGGAGGTTTCCTGTTCGCGCTCGTAGGGCAGGCGATCACTGGTGCTCTGCTCGGGTTCCTCGTCATGGTGCTCTTCAGCGCGATCCAGGGAGCCGGCCACCTCGTCGACACGTTCGGCGGCTTCCAGATGGCGCAGGCGTTCGATCCGGGCATGGCCATCAACGGGGCGCAGTTCACCCGTCTGTTCCAGATGACCGCGATCATGCTGCTGTTCGCCTCCGACGGATACCAGCTGGTGCTCGGCGGGCTGTTCCGCTCCTTCGACGCCGTGCCGGTGACCGGGATGATCGACCTCAGCGCGCCGGCGGAGGCACTCGTCGGCGCTGCCGGGCAGCTGATGCTCAGCGCCGTGCAGATCGCCGGTCCGCTGCTGATCGTGCTCTTCCTCGCCGACGTGGGACTCGGGCTCGTCAGTCGCGTGGCGCCCGCACTGAACGCGTTCGCGATGGGCTTCCCGATCAAGATCGGCCTCACGCTGCTGCTCGTCGGCTTCGTGTACGCCGCGATGCCCGGTGTCGTCGCCGTGATCGCCGAGGATGCGGCCCGACTGCTGCTGGGGGTGACCCGATGA
- the fliQ gene encoding flagellar biosynthesis protein FliQ — MNPEAVIDIGQAALIVGAKLCAPMLITALVVGFAISLLQSITQVQEMTISFVPKLVAVGIALLVSGHWMIAEMIAFTNEMFARIPTLLNGG; from the coding sequence ATGAACCCCGAGGCCGTCATCGACATCGGTCAGGCCGCCCTGATCGTGGGGGCGAAGCTGTGTGCGCCGATGCTGATCACCGCGCTGGTGGTCGGCTTCGCGATCTCGCTGCTGCAGTCGATCACCCAGGTGCAGGAGATGACCATCTCGTTCGTGCCGAAGCTCGTCGCCGTCGGCATCGCCCTGCTCGTCAGCGGGCACTGGATGATCGCCGAGATGATCGCGTTCACGAACGAGATGTTCGCGCGCATCCCCACGCTCCTGAACGGGGGATGA
- the fliP gene encoding flagellar type III secretion system pore protein FliP (The bacterial flagellar biogenesis protein FliP forms a type III secretion system (T3SS)-type pore required for flagellar assembly.): MVAVALCLVVVLVLIDVTRAHAAPALLATETGDGDGGGVTINGINGSPSDSIMTLLGITVLSVAPALLLMMSSFTKIFVVLALTRNALSLPSIPPNQVLAGLSLFLTLFIMWPVLTDINTVAVSPFTDGQIDFGRAFELAQEPLRDWMLSYTREEDIALMHRAAQMDNPTDPSGIPLQTLVPAFMISELRAAFLIGFIIFVPFLVIDLVVASALMSMGMMMLPPVMISLPFKILLFLLIDGWGMVITALVQSYNGGGG, from the coding sequence ATGGTCGCCGTCGCCCTCTGCCTGGTCGTCGTGCTGGTGCTGATCGACGTGACCCGGGCGCATGCGGCCCCTGCGCTGCTCGCGACCGAGACCGGCGACGGCGACGGCGGTGGCGTGACCATCAACGGCATCAACGGGTCGCCGTCCGACAGCATCATGACCCTGCTCGGCATCACGGTGCTCAGCGTCGCCCCCGCCCTGCTGCTGATGATGTCGAGCTTCACGAAGATCTTCGTCGTGCTGGCGCTGACCCGCAACGCGCTCTCGCTGCCCTCGATCCCCCCGAACCAGGTGCTCGCGGGGCTCAGCCTGTTCCTCACCCTGTTCATCATGTGGCCGGTGCTCACCGACATCAACACGGTCGCCGTGAGCCCGTTCACCGACGGGCAGATCGACTTCGGGCGCGCATTCGAACTCGCCCAGGAGCCCCTGCGCGACTGGATGCTGTCGTACACCCGCGAAGAGGACATCGCGCTGATGCACAGGGCCGCGCAGATGGACAATCCGACCGACCCGTCCGGCATCCCGCTGCAGACGCTCGTGCCCGCCTTCATGATCAGCGAGCTGCGTGCCGCCTTCCTCATCGGCTTTATCATCTTCGTGCCGTTCCTGGTGATCGATCTGGTGGTCGCGAGCGCGCTGATGTCGATGGGAATGATGATGCTGCCGCCGGTGATGATCTCGCTGCCGTTCAAGATCCTGCTGTTCCTGCTCATCGACGGCTGGGGCATGGTCATCACCGCCCTCGTGCAGTCGTACAACGGGGGCGGCGGATGA
- a CDS encoding flagellar biosynthetic protein FliO yields MDDILVALRAIVALGAVLGLLLFLSRRLQKSQAKGVSPLSGLLPKRLSRLAELRPTRTATQPRARQEKITVVARSGIGARAQLVVAEFGGIRYVLGVTEHGINVVDTQEAPLVDEEETGSEPAARDADEADAAQNDIVDRALKSVA; encoded by the coding sequence ATGGATGACATCCTCGTCGCGCTGCGTGCGATCGTCGCGCTCGGAGCCGTGCTCGGGCTGCTGCTCTTCCTCAGCCGTCGTCTGCAGAAGTCGCAGGCGAAGGGTGTCAGTCCGCTGTCCGGACTCCTGCCGAAACGCCTGAGCAGGCTCGCGGAGCTGCGGCCGACACGCACCGCGACGCAGCCTCGTGCGCGCCAGGAGAAGATCACGGTCGTCGCGAGATCCGGCATCGGCGCCAGGGCGCAGCTCGTCGTCGCCGAGTTCGGCGGCATCCGCTACGTCCTCGGGGTGACCGAGCACGGGATCAACGTCGTCGACACGCAGGAGGCTCCCCTCGTCGACGAGGAGGAGACCGGAAGCGAACCGGCGGCGCGCGATGCGGACGAGGCAGACGCGGCGCAGAACGACATCGTCGATCGCGCACTGAAGTCCGTCGCCTGA
- a CDS encoding FliM/FliN family flagellar motor switch protein, with amino-acid sequence MVDAAGSVVARAAVRIDGARADVAPGPQRLSRIAGVEMELVVEIGRTRMPVRDVLSLEPGRVVELDRAAGSPADIMLNGRLIGHGTVVVADGDFAIRVERILDGAESV; translated from the coding sequence ATGGTCGACGCCGCGGGCAGCGTCGTGGCCAGGGCCGCCGTGCGGATCGACGGGGCGCGGGCCGACGTCGCCCCCGGGCCGCAGCGGCTGAGTCGCATCGCCGGCGTCGAGATGGAGCTGGTCGTCGAGATCGGACGCACGCGGATGCCGGTGCGCGACGTGCTGTCGCTCGAACCCGGTCGCGTCGTCGAGCTCGACCGCGCGGCGGGCTCACCCGCCGACATCATGCTGAACGGCCGGCTGATCGGCCACGGCACCGTGGTGGTCGCCGACGGCGACTTCGCGATCCGCGTGGAGCGCATCCTCGACGGCGCAGAGAGCGTCTGA
- a CDS encoding FliM/FliN family flagellar motor switch protein produces the protein MSITAETAVEGRHRDAVSASAVHAEPAVHHPAYDFGRPAQLGRESTRHLEAAFEAFARLWSSQLTDKIRVRAHLAFDRVELISYEEYSDTLPTTTAMVAGSFVDRDEPCVVQFGLDGALLWVVQMMGGRSTALPEPRTFTPIELALVRNLMEGTFEHLHTSLDALLPGAPRFSAVHYNPQYLQVVAATAAVIVARFTMRLGDSETSATVMLPASAVVDRLAATGSDADPAHSAGQTLEQVRSTPMGITLRLAPLTIGAGEILDLAPGDLLRLPHPETRPYELVAGQTPIGLATPGSRGSRLTCMITSTSEETH, from the coding sequence ATGAGCATCACCGCCGAGACGGCCGTCGAGGGCAGGCACAGGGATGCCGTGAGCGCGTCCGCCGTGCACGCGGAACCCGCCGTGCACCACCCCGCGTACGACTTCGGGCGTCCCGCACAGCTCGGGCGCGAGAGCACCCGGCACCTCGAGGCCGCGTTCGAGGCCTTCGCCCGCCTGTGGTCGTCGCAGCTGACCGACAAGATCCGGGTGCGTGCGCACCTCGCGTTCGATCGCGTCGAGCTGATCAGCTACGAGGAGTACTCGGACACCCTGCCGACCACCACGGCGATGGTGGCGGGCTCGTTCGTCGACCGCGACGAGCCCTGCGTGGTGCAGTTCGGTCTCGACGGCGCACTGCTGTGGGTCGTGCAGATGATGGGCGGCCGCAGCACGGCGCTGCCCGAGCCCCGCACCTTCACCCCGATCGAACTCGCGCTGGTGCGCAACCTCATGGAGGGCACCTTCGAGCACCTGCACACGAGCCTGGACGCGCTGCTGCCGGGAGCTCCGCGGTTCAGCGCGGTGCACTACAACCCGCAGTACCTCCAGGTCGTCGCCGCGACGGCCGCGGTCATCGTCGCGCGCTTCACGATGCGGCTGGGCGACTCCGAGACGAGCGCGACGGTCATGCTCCCGGCCTCCGCGGTCGTGGACCGCCTCGCGGCAACGGGCTCGGATGCCGATCCCGCACACTCGGCGGGGCAGACCCTCGAGCAGGTCCGCAGCACGCCGATGGGCATCACGCTGCGCCTGGCGCCGCTCACGATCGGCGCCGGCGAGATCCTCGATCTCGCTCCGGGAGACCTCCTGCGACTGCCGCACCCCGAGACGCGGCCATACGAACTCGTGGCAGGGCAGACGCCGATCGGCCTCGCCACACCGGGCAGCAGGGGCTCCCGCCTCACCTGCATGATCACGAGCACCTCCGAGGAGACCCACTGA
- a CDS encoding OmpA/MotB family protein, with product MSVARRARGRGHDDDAHDEPDERWAVSYADMVTVLMCLFIVLFAVSNVDKTKFELLANSLATGFGQESTEGGADTAEGVVVPEELQDDDGVVDLAARAEAEFESLEELRDRMTASLATQGLQDTVQFVIDDRGLQVGLVGAETFFADNSTALSAKADSVLDAIGDVLTTVDNQVSVEGHADHRVSALPFPTNWELSGGRATQVARFLVEHEGIGGPRVKATAYSDTRPIAQGDSPQALASNRRVDIVVESTEAEQVRALIPAIAAASKD from the coding sequence ATGAGCGTGGCCCGGCGGGCACGCGGGCGCGGGCACGACGACGACGCGCACGACGAGCCCGACGAGCGCTGGGCGGTCTCGTACGCCGACATGGTGACGGTGCTGATGTGCCTGTTCATCGTCCTGTTCGCGGTGTCGAACGTCGACAAGACGAAGTTCGAGCTCCTGGCCAACAGCCTGGCGACCGGGTTCGGACAGGAGAGCACCGAGGGGGGAGCGGACACCGCCGAGGGCGTCGTCGTCCCCGAGGAGCTGCAGGACGACGACGGGGTGGTCGACCTCGCGGCCAGGGCCGAGGCCGAATTCGAGTCGCTCGAAGAGCTGCGTGACAGGATGACCGCCTCCCTGGCCACGCAGGGTCTGCAGGACACCGTGCAGTTCGTCATCGATGACCGCGGCCTGCAGGTCGGTCTCGTCGGCGCCGAGACCTTCTTCGCCGACAACAGCACAGCGCTCTCGGCCAAGGCCGACTCCGTGCTCGACGCGATCGGCGACGTCCTCACCACGGTCGACAACCAGGTCAGCGTCGAGGGGCATGCCGACCATCGCGTCTCGGCGCTGCCGTTCCCCACCAACTGGGAGCTGTCGGGCGGTCGGGCGACCCAGGTCGCGCGGTTCCTCGTCGAGCACGAGGGCATCGGGGGGCCGAGGGTGAAGGCGACGGCATACTCCGACACCCGTCCCATCGCGCAGGGAGACAGCCCGCAGGCGCTGGCGAGCAACCGTCGCGTCGACATCGTCGTGGAATCGACCGAGGCCGAGCAGGTGCGGGCGCTGATCCCCGCCATCGCTGCCGCATCGAAGGACTGA
- a CDS encoding motility protein A, with protein MDPAFLIGVVLAFGALVAMITMEGASFEALLIPAPMILVLGSTIGVGIASHTLRDTILAVQSLGRMVRGPKMTPEAVIPFLVGYAEKARGEGLLALEQELDSAPDAFTRQALQALADGTDAEDLQTVMDDEIAATASRNRVASKFFGSLGGYAPTIGIVGTVVSLTHVLEKLDEPDHLGPMIAAAFVATLWGLLSANFIWNPISGRLGRIGAVELERMTLVSEGMLAIQAGSAPHLLQERLEALSTVKPKTKKQKREQTPAAEEAR; from the coding sequence GTGGATCCCGCATTCCTCATCGGCGTCGTCCTCGCCTTCGGCGCGCTGGTCGCGATGATCACGATGGAGGGCGCGAGCTTCGAGGCTCTGCTCATCCCCGCCCCGATGATCCTCGTGCTCGGTTCGACGATCGGCGTCGGCATCGCCAGCCACACCCTGCGCGACACGATCCTCGCGGTGCAGAGCCTCGGACGCATGGTCCGCGGTCCGAAGATGACCCCCGAGGCCGTGATCCCGTTCCTGGTCGGGTATGCCGAGAAGGCACGCGGCGAGGGGCTGCTCGCGCTCGAGCAGGAGCTCGACAGCGCCCCCGATGCCTTCACCCGACAGGCGCTGCAGGCCCTCGCCGACGGCACCGACGCCGAGGATCTGCAGACGGTGATGGATGATGAGATCGCTGCGACCGCGTCGCGCAACCGCGTCGCGTCCAAGTTCTTCGGTTCCCTGGGCGGATACGCGCCGACCATCGGCATCGTCGGCACCGTCGTCTCCCTCACCCACGTGCTCGAGAAGCTCGACGAGCCCGACCACCTCGGGCCCATGATCGCCGCGGCATTCGTCGCGACGCTCTGGGGACTCCTGTCGGCGAACTTCATCTGGAACCCGATCTCCGGCCGCCTCGGCCGGATCGGGGCGGTGGAGCTCGAGCGCATGACCCTCGTCTCCGAGGGCATGCTGGCGATCCAGGCCGGAAGCGCTCCGCACCTGCTGCAGGAGCGGCTCGAGGCGCTCTCGACCGTCAAGCCGAAGACGAAGAAGCAGAAGCGCGAGCAGACACCGGCCGCCGAGGAGGCCCGATGA
- a CDS encoding flagellar FlbD family protein, producing the protein MIIVTRLDRTRFAVNPDLIERILSSPDTTLHMVDGKVHVVVESLDEVIERIVSYRARVLGAAQSLTAGPLVAQDRI; encoded by the coding sequence ATGATCATCGTCACCCGCCTCGACCGCACGCGGTTCGCGGTGAACCCGGACCTGATCGAGCGCATCCTCTCGTCTCCCGACACGACCCTGCACATGGTCGACGGCAAGGTGCATGTCGTCGTGGAGTCCCTCGACGAGGTCATCGAGCGCATCGTCTCGTACCGGGCGCGCGTCCTCGGAGCGGCGCAGTCCCTGACCGCCGGCCCGCTCGTCGCACAGGATCGGATCTGA
- a CDS encoding flagellar hook protein FlgE, whose amino-acid sequence MLRSLYSGISGLRSHQTMLDVTGNNIANVNTAGFKGSSVLFQDSLSQLVGNPGIPDDEVGGRNPAQVGLGVQVAGVRTNFAQGSAQATGRGGDLMISGDGFFAVRAGGETLYTRAGAFSFDPTGKMVTADGAVVQGWSAQDGVVNTGQATGNIVLPLDAVAPARATTTASVTGNLPSTAAVGDELVRDVKVYDAQGTPTTLSLTFTRTATGWDVTDPASGATGALSFTDGVQTAPGLTLVAGAVTVDLGAVTGYADLSTVAVSEQNGAAAGTLKSYSITGDGSIVGTFSNGATQTLGKIAMATFANPEGLEKAGGTAYRVSVNSGGARVGEPGDAGFGDLVSGALEMSNVDLSQEFTNLIVAQRGFQANARIITTSDEVLQELTQLKR is encoded by the coding sequence ATGCTCCGCTCGCTCTACTCCGGCATCTCCGGACTCCGCTCGCACCAGACCATGCTCGATGTCACGGGCAACAACATCGCCAACGTCAACACCGCCGGGTTCAAGGGATCCTCGGTGCTGTTCCAGGACTCCCTGTCTCAGCTCGTCGGCAACCCCGGCATCCCCGACGACGAGGTCGGCGGCCGCAACCCGGCCCAGGTCGGACTCGGCGTGCAGGTCGCCGGGGTCCGCACGAACTTCGCGCAGGGCTCCGCGCAGGCGACGGGGCGCGGAGGGGATCTGATGATCTCCGGCGACGGATTCTTCGCGGTGCGTGCCGGAGGGGAGACCCTGTACACCCGCGCCGGCGCCTTCTCGTTCGACCCCACGGGCAAGATGGTCACCGCCGACGGCGCGGTCGTGCAGGGCTGGTCGGCGCAGGACGGCGTCGTGAACACCGGCCAGGCCACAGGCAACATCGTTCTTCCCCTCGATGCGGTGGCACCGGCGCGGGCCACGACGACGGCATCCGTCACCGGCAACCTGCCCTCGACCGCAGCGGTCGGCGACGAACTCGTGCGCGACGTCAAGGTCTATGACGCGCAGGGCACCCCCACGACCCTGAGCCTGACGTTCACGAGGACCGCCACCGGCTGGGATGTCACGGATCCCGCCAGCGGTGCCACGGGTGCGCTCTCGTTCACCGACGGTGTGCAGACCGCCCCCGGTCTCACTCTCGTCGCCGGAGCCGTGACCGTCGACCTCGGTGCCGTCACCGGCTACGCCGATCTGTCGACCGTCGCCGTCTCGGAGCAGAACGGTGCGGCGGCCGGCACGCTGAAGTCGTACAGCATCACCGGCGACGGGTCCATCGTCGGCACCTTCAGCAACGGAGCGACCCAGACTCTCGGCAAGATCGCGATGGCGACCTTCGCCAACCCCGAGGGACTCGAGAAGGCCGGCGGCACGGCCTACCGGGTCTCGGTGAACTCGGGCGGAGCACGGGTGGGGGAGCCGGGAGACGCGGGATTCGGCGATCTGGTCTCGGGCGCTCTCGAGATGAGCAACGTGGACCTGTCGCAGGAGTTCACGAACCTCATCGTCGCGCAGCGCGGGTTCCAGGCGAACGCCCGCATCATCACCACCAGCGACGAGGTGCTGCAGGAGCTCACGCAGCTGAAGCGCTGA
- a CDS encoding flagellar hook assembly protein FlgD: protein MTVDAVGAPSTIHTGSTTDPAARKQVLDGEVFLKLLVTQLTHQDPSSPMDTNEMISQTTQLAMMEQLTALADSGAEAFALNMRQAASALIGQQASYKDAEGVTVSGIVTKVSFDGPIPQVTIGDKTVALDAITGVTTPTTPAAPAPAAL, encoded by the coding sequence ATGACCGTCGACGCCGTGGGCGCCCCGAGCACCATCCACACCGGCAGCACCACCGATCCCGCCGCACGCAAGCAGGTGCTGGACGGCGAGGTGTTCCTCAAACTGCTCGTCACCCAGCTCACCCATCAGGACCCCTCGAGCCCGATGGACACGAACGAGATGATCTCGCAGACCACCCAGCTCGCCATGATGGAGCAGCTCACGGCCCTCGCCGACAGCGGTGCCGAGGCGTTCGCCCTGAACATGCGACAGGCGGCGAGCGCGCTCATCGGCCAGCAGGCCAGCTACAAGGATGCCGAGGGCGTGACCGTCTCCGGCATCGTCACCAAGGTGTCGTTCGACGGCCCCATCCCGCAGGTGACGATCGGCGACAAGACCGTCGCTCTCGACGCCATCACCGGCGTCACCACCCCGACCACCCCCGCGGCTCCCGCCCCGGCCGCCCTCTGA
- a CDS encoding flagellar hook-length control protein FliK, with protein MSAVSLLGPVSAAAPDREVGGRATGDSAVLFASMLSDQDLRLCESHFRPRGDDASSGGVTETEAETETDSADPLAIVADTTAALMLQQAAQRGSSADAATTSAVGATATGDEAVAAPTLPGTDGGDRSVSPTPANPLSPTGPDTTDPTTGAAETAGAAAATGTGTPATTGNATGIGTATTIGTRALTGAGEGGSPRAAAGSDTAAMPSGPSLLSAEAAMPPAAPAGVAPSVSVTAPGGTAAAAVSTAVDAAASTADAAVDSAVLSRAAASSGTSGATDAAPDVTVERAQPSASAMPTAAPALAAVTPTTPAAAPDAAAAATRAVAAQVSPVVVSIAQRPAGTHQLTLTVNPDSLGPVTLRAHISASGDVQVELSGATEIGREALRSMLVDLRRDLAGVMPHATLNVGVGAGAESPADRGGQPGAGGAAGDPSASEREGRPRQHPESDPGGPAPGFIPTMTTAAGAGLDIFA; from the coding sequence ATGAGCGCCGTGAGCCTGCTCGGACCGGTGTCGGCGGCCGCCCCCGACCGGGAGGTCGGAGGTCGCGCCACCGGCGACTCGGCCGTGCTCTTCGCCTCGATGCTCTCCGATCAGGACCTCCGCCTCTGCGAATCGCACTTCCGCCCCCGAGGGGACGATGCGTCGAGCGGGGGAGTCACCGAGACCGAGGCCGAGACCGAGACCGACTCCGCGGATCCGCTGGCGATCGTTGCGGACACGACGGCCGCGCTGATGCTGCAGCAGGCGGCACAGCGAGGTTCCTCGGCCGACGCCGCGACCACGTCCGCCGTCGGCGCCACGGCGACGGGCGACGAGGCGGTGGCAGCGCCGACGCTCCCTGGGACGGATGGCGGCGATCGGTCGGTGTCGCCGACGCCGGCGAATCCGCTCTCGCCGACCGGCCCCGACACGACAGACCCGACGACGGGCGCTGCGGAGACGGCTGGGGCGGCAGCCGCGACCGGCACGGGTACGCCCGCGACGACCGGGAACGCGACGGGGATCGGCACGGCGACCACGATCGGCACTCGCGCGCTCACCGGTGCGGGCGAGGGGGGGAGCCCGCGGGCCGCAGCAGGATCGGACACCGCGGCCATGCCGTCGGGGCCGTCACTCCTCTCGGCGGAGGCGGCGATGCCGCCCGCAGCTCCGGCCGGGGTCGCACCCTCCGTCTCCGTCACGGCTCCCGGCGGCACCGCTGCTGCCGCTGTCTCGACCGCAGTCGACGCCGCTGCCTCCACCGCTGACGCCGCCGTCGATTCGGCGGTTCTCTCCCGCGCTGCGGCGTCGTCCGGCACATCGGGAGCCACGGATGCCGCCCCCGACGTCACCGTCGAGCGCGCTCAGCCCTCCGCCTCGGCGATGCCGACCGCCGCCCCGGCACTCGCTGCCGTGACCCCGACGACACCTGCCGCCGCCCCCGATGCGGCGGCCGCCGCGACACGGGCTGTGGCGGCCCAGGTGTCGCCGGTCGTCGTGAGCATCGCCCAACGCCCCGCGGGCACACACCAGCTGACCCTCACGGTGAACCCCGACAGCCTCGGACCCGTCACCCTCCGCGCGCACATCAGCGCATCGGGTGACGTGCAGGTCGAGCTCAGCGGCGCGACCGAGATCGGACGAGAGGCTCTGCGGAGCATGCTCGTCGACCTGCGGCGGGACCTGGCCGGTGTCATGCCCCACGCCACCCTCAACGTGGGTGTCGGCGCGGGTGCCGAGTCGCCCGCGGACCGCGGAGGCCAGCCGGGAGCCGGGGGAGCGGCCGGCGACCCGAGCGCGAGTGAGCGCGAGGGGCGACCGCGACAGCATCCGGAATCCGACCCCGGTGGGCCCGCGCCCGGATTCATACCGACCATGACCACCGCCGCCGGCGCGGGTCTCGACATCTTCGCCTGA
- a CDS encoding flagellar FliJ family protein produces the protein MTFTLSGLLRVRGAQARVAAEHLSRASAERTDAEDAATGAASSLSDISAQIDDPRALMAMAAARAAGRSTLSDLQALVEMRRLEESSARSAHIDARRELKGLERLEDAHRAEAARADLAAEQSALDEIAVARTARRAGSAA, from the coding sequence ATGACCTTCACCCTGTCCGGACTGCTTCGGGTGCGCGGCGCCCAGGCGCGCGTCGCCGCGGAGCACCTCTCGCGCGCGAGCGCGGAGCGCACCGATGCCGAAGACGCCGCGACGGGCGCGGCATCGAGCCTCTCCGACATCAGCGCGCAGATCGACGATCCCCGCGCGCTGATGGCCATGGCCGCGGCGCGGGCGGCGGGTCGCAGCACCCTGAGCGATCTGCAGGCGCTCGTCGAGATGCGCAGGCTCGAGGAGTCGTCGGCGCGATCGGCCCACATCGACGCGCGACGCGAGCTCAAGGGGCTGGAGCGTCTCGAGGACGCACATCGCGCGGAGGCGGCGAGGGCCGACCTCGCAGCGGAGCAGAGCGCCCTCGATGAGATCGCCGTGGCCCGCACCGCCCGGCGCGCAGGGAGCGCCGCGTGA
- a CDS encoding FliI/YscN family ATPase: MSATTRSWRRALDAARPERLGTVTSVRGLGVEVAGLDAAVGDRVRIDAGSARSVDAEIVAIDGSSARCMPLGRVDGITARARVRHGGAPLQVPTGRALLGRVLDGLGRPIDGKGPLGPGTSSVSLDHDAPSIMDRQRIDRQLGLGVRVLDTMTPVGTGQRLGLFAGSGVGKSSLMSMVARGSTADVTVIALVGERGREVREFLEDDLGPDGLARSVVVVATSDQPAMARLRSAFVATRIAESFRDDALDVVLMMDSLTRVAMAQREIGLSAGEPPATRGYPPSTFSVLARLLERAGTGPTGSITGLYTVLVDGDDHNEPIADAARGILDGHVVLDRALAIRGHFPAVDVLGSISRVVSKITSPTQRQDAVTLRSVLAARRSANDLIDIGAYRPGANPLVDAALAHEAAISGFLTQRMDDLTASDDSWRQLAALTTDFGGLTP, encoded by the coding sequence GTGAGCGCCACGACCAGATCATGGCGGCGCGCGCTCGATGCCGCGCGGCCGGAGCGTCTCGGCACGGTGACATCGGTGCGGGGGCTCGGAGTCGAGGTCGCCGGTCTCGATGCCGCCGTGGGCGATCGGGTGCGCATCGACGCGGGGTCCGCGCGATCGGTCGATGCCGAGATCGTCGCGATCGACGGCTCGTCGGCCCGGTGCATGCCCCTCGGGAGGGTCGACGGCATCACCGCTCGTGCCCGAGTGCGTCACGGGGGAGCACCCCTGCAGGTGCCGACCGGCCGAGCTCTGCTGGGTCGTGTCCTCGACGGACTCGGTCGGCCCATCGACGGCAAGGGCCCGCTCGGGCCCGGGACGTCGTCCGTCTCGCTCGATCACGACGCCCCCAGCATCATGGATCGGCAGCGCATCGACCGCCAGCTCGGACTCGGCGTCCGGGTGCTCGACACCATGACGCCCGTGGGCACGGGGCAGCGTCTGGGCCTCTTCGCGGGGTCGGGCGTGGGCAAGTCGTCGCTGATGTCGATGGTTGCCCGCGGCTCGACGGCCGACGTCACCGTCATCGCGCTCGTGGGGGAGCGCGGACGCGAGGTGCGCGAGTTCCTCGAAGACGATCTCGGCCCTGACGGACTGGCGCGATCGGTCGTCGTCGTCGCGACATCCGATCAGCCGGCGATGGCGCGCCTGCGGTCGGCGTTCGTCGCGACGCGGATCGCCGAGAGCTTCCGCGACGACGCCCTCGACGTGGTGCTGATGATGGATTCGCTCACCCGCGTCGCCATGGCGCAGCGCGAGATCGGCCTCAGCGCGGGGGAGCCGCCCGCGACCCGGGGCTACCCGCCTTCGACCTTCTCGGTGCTCGCACGGCTGCTGGAGCGCGCCGGCACCGGACCGACCGGCTCGATCACCGGTCTCTACACCGTGCTCGTCGACGGCGACGACCACAACGAGCCGATCGCGGATGCCGCGCGGGGGATCCTCGACGGGCACGTCGTGCTCGATCGCGCCCTCGCGATCCGCGGACATTTCCCCGCGGTCGACGTGCTCGGCTCGATCTCGCGAGTCGTGTCCAAGATCACCTCGCCGACGCAGCGACAGGATGCGGTGACACTGCGGAGTGTGCTCGCGGCCCGCCGCAGCGCCAACGATCTCATCGACATCGGCGCCTATCGGCCGGGTGCGAACCCGCTGGTCGACGCCGCCCTCGCGCACGAGGCGGCGATCTCGGGTTTCCTCACGCAGCGGATGGACGACCTCACCGCGTCCGACGACTCCTGGCGGCAGCTCGCCGCGCTCACCACCGACTTCGGAGGGCTCACCCCATGA